Proteins encoded within one genomic window of Actinoplanes octamycinicus:
- a CDS encoding YkvA family protein, whose amino-acid sequence MDWWWQTLIGVGVALLLAWIALLIALLAATPGKAQLTEALRLLPDLLRLLRRLAADRTLPRGVRIRLGLLIGYLAVPFDLIPDFIPVLGYADDAIIVVAVLRSTVRRAGLDAVRRHWPGSDDGFAALSRLTGLHR is encoded by the coding sequence ATGGACTGGTGGTGGCAGACCCTGATCGGCGTCGGTGTGGCCCTCCTGCTCGCCTGGATCGCGCTGCTGATCGCCCTGCTCGCCGCCACACCCGGCAAGGCGCAGCTCACCGAGGCCCTCCGCCTGCTCCCCGACCTGCTGCGGCTGCTGCGCCGGCTGGCCGCCGACCGCACCCTGCCGCGCGGCGTGCGGATCCGGCTCGGGCTGCTGATCGGCTATCTCGCGGTCCCGTTCGACCTGATCCCGGACTTCATCCCGGTGCTCGGCTACGCCGACGACGCGATCATCGTGGTCGCGGTGCTGCGCTCCACGGTCCGCCGGGCCGGCCTGGACGCGGTCCGCCGGCACTGGCCGGGCTCCGACGACGGCTTCGCCGCCCTCAGCCGTCTCACCGGCCTGCACCGCTGA
- a CDS encoding STAS domain-containing protein, whose protein sequence is MSSGDDTSLGVSGTFRLHLQAGDVVPGGPVPLILGGELDRVEADRLLAAITVLVREHPGRPIALDAGRLMFLDSGGVRALLGCQQFAEAAGSRLSIVAAGPIVHQVLEITGLLEIFGSPVEVLPER, encoded by the coding sequence TTGAGCAGCGGCGACGACACCTCTCTCGGCGTGTCCGGGACATTCCGGCTGCATCTGCAGGCCGGCGACGTCGTGCCGGGCGGCCCGGTGCCGCTGATCCTCGGCGGCGAGCTGGACCGGGTGGAAGCGGACCGGCTGCTGGCGGCGATCACCGTGCTGGTCCGCGAGCATCCCGGCCGGCCGATCGCGCTCGACGCCGGCCGGCTGATGTTCCTCGACTCCGGCGGTGTCCGGGCCCTGCTCGGCTGTCAGCAGTTCGCCGAGGCGGCCGGGTCCCGGCTGTCGATCGTCGCGGCCGGCCCGATCGTCCACCAGGTGCTGGAGATCACCGGTCTGCTGGAGATCTTCGGGAGTCCGGTGGAGGTGCTGCCGGAGCGGTAG
- a CDS encoding RICIN domain-containing protein — protein MLIKRIARAIIAIMIVGGGTVAIGAQPASANNGPLNSSHRAAIIGKASGRCLDVKNGDTVGNGARLQLWDCNGSYNQGFSNQSIYKIQTRKWYDKCLDVVGGNPNDGARIQQYDCNYNAQQDFSFVFVYNDGVHDLYQIQTTFGKCLDATNYGTANGTPIQQYYCFPSHPAQQLWWVR, from the coding sequence ATGCTGATCAAACGCATCGCACGGGCGATAATCGCGATCATGATAGTCGGCGGAGGGACTGTCGCGATCGGAGCCCAGCCGGCATCGGCCAACAACGGGCCACTAAACAGCTCACACCGGGCGGCGATCATCGGCAAGGCCTCCGGCCGCTGCCTCGACGTCAAGAACGGCGACACCGTGGGCAACGGCGCCCGCCTGCAGCTGTGGGACTGCAACGGCAGCTACAACCAGGGCTTCTCGAACCAGTCGATCTACAAGATCCAGACACGCAAGTGGTATGACAAATGCCTGGACGTCGTCGGCGGCAACCCGAACGACGGCGCGCGAATCCAGCAATACGACTGCAACTACAACGCCCAGCAGGATTTCTCGTTCGTCTTCGTGTACAACGACGGCGTGCACGACCTCTACCAGATTCAGACGACCTTCGGCAAATGCCTGGACGCGACGAACTACGGCACCGCGAACGGCACGCCGATTCAGCAGTACTACTGCTTCCCGTCCCACCCCGCGCAGCAGCTCTGGTGGGTTCGCTGA
- a CDS encoding SMP-30/gluconolactonase/LRE family protein, giving the protein MTRRLLQPRSWTPPPLDDPGRTAPLRVQRLLPTGGRGPEDVVFDHAGRIVTGLGDGRIVRIDPATGERTVLAETGGRPLGLHPRADGGVLVCDHDRGLLEVRPDGTVQVLADTVDGEPLTFASNVVESRDGTIWFTTSTSRWDLADHLGDIVEHSCTGRLVRRDPDGAVRTVLPELKFGNGLVLTPDESALLVAETAGYRIRRHHLSGPAAGRTEVLVEGLAGFPDNMWLGSDGLLWVAIAAPRNPLIDRLLPGHGLLRTLVWNLPEAVRPKAAPIAWVMAFDLDGRRVHDLRATDGSYGFVTSVAERDGVLVAGSLTATDIAVLAL; this is encoded by the coding sequence ATGACTCGACGCCTGCTGCAGCCCCGCTCCTGGACCCCGCCGCCGCTCGACGATCCCGGCCGCACCGCGCCCCTGCGGGTGCAGCGGCTGCTCCCGACCGGCGGCCGCGGCCCCGAGGACGTCGTCTTCGACCACGCCGGACGGATCGTCACCGGGCTCGGCGACGGCCGGATCGTCCGGATCGACCCGGCGACCGGCGAGCGGACCGTGCTGGCCGAGACCGGCGGCCGGCCGCTCGGGCTGCACCCGCGGGCCGACGGCGGGGTCCTGGTCTGCGACCACGATCGGGGACTTCTCGAGGTGCGCCCGGACGGCACCGTCCAGGTGCTGGCCGACACCGTGGACGGCGAGCCGCTCACCTTCGCCAGCAACGTGGTCGAGAGCCGGGACGGCACGATCTGGTTCACCACATCGACCAGCCGCTGGGATCTCGCCGACCACCTGGGTGACATCGTCGAGCACAGCTGCACCGGCCGGCTGGTGCGCCGCGACCCGGACGGCGCGGTCCGCACCGTGCTGCCGGAGTTGAAGTTCGGCAACGGCCTGGTGCTCACCCCGGACGAGTCGGCGCTGCTGGTGGCCGAGACGGCCGGCTACCGGATCCGGCGGCACCACCTGTCCGGCCCGGCGGCCGGGCGGACCGAGGTGCTGGTCGAGGGGCTGGCCGGCTTCCCGGACAACATGTGGCTGGGCAGTGACGGCCTGCTCTGGGTGGCGATCGCGGCGCCCCGGAACCCGCTGATCGACCGGCTGCTGCCCGGCCACGGCCTGCTCCGGACGCTGGTCTGGAACCTGCCCGAGGCGGTCCGCCCGAAGGCCGCCCCGATCGCCTGGGTGATGGCCTTCGACCTGGACGGCCGGCGGGTGCACGACCTGCGCGCCACCGACGGCTCGTACGGCTTCGTCACCTCGGTCGCCGAGCGCGACGGCGTCCTGGTGGCCGGCAGCCTGACCGCCACCGACATCGCCGTCCTCGCCTTGTAG
- a CDS encoding SbtR family transcriptional regulator, producing the protein MLTVDRRDDRRPAHRVHLVGDVEVPLGEQTVDEGPRHRAGHRRPLGEPRAGRREPETAFFTFFTRIVADAGSKKALTDALRHAGVDVKEGQEDQRGRMRATLQRLLRDGQAAGVIREDVGMPEVLALLRGASMAAETGDYPESTLDRSLTVLFDGLRSRRTGISS; encoded by the coding sequence ATGCTGACCGTTGACCGGCGGGACGATCGTCGCCCGGCTCACCGCGTCCACCTCGTCGGCGATGTCGAAGTGCCGCTCGGCGAGCAAACCGTCGACGAAGGCCCGCGCCATCGGGCTGGGCATCGCCGCCCACTGGGCGAGCCGCGAGCCGGGCGGCGAGAGCCGGAGACCGCGTTCTTCACGTTCTTCACCCGGATCGTCGCGGACGCGGGGAGCAAGAAGGCGCTGACCGACGCCCTGCGGCACGCCGGCGTCGACGTCAAGGAAGGGCAGGAGGACCAGCGGGGCCGGATGCGGGCGACGCTGCAGCGGCTGCTGCGGGACGGGCAGGCGGCCGGCGTGATCCGGGAGGACGTGGGGATGCCCGAGGTACTGGCGCTGCTGCGGGGCGCGAGCATGGCAGCGGAGACCGGGGACTATCCGGAGTCGACCCTCGACCGGTCGTTGACGGTTCTGTTCGACGGGCTGCGCTCACGGCGTACCGGAATCAGCTCCTGA
- a CDS encoding PadR family transcriptional regulator: MSVPLTLLGLLERAPSHGYDLKRDYDTFFGVGKSLPFGQVYATLSRLTRDGKVVMDEVAPGEGPDRKRYVITEQGATEVGAWLADPVAPEPHLQSVLFTKVVLALMLDRPAESYLDAQRQAHVARMRELTALKRSGGLVEALLADHGLFHLEADLRWIDTTSARLDALRAQIRQVKP, encoded by the coding sequence ATGAGTGTTCCGCTGACCCTCCTCGGCCTGCTCGAGCGCGCCCCGAGCCACGGCTACGACCTCAAGCGCGACTACGACACCTTCTTCGGCGTCGGCAAGTCCCTGCCGTTCGGGCAGGTCTACGCGACGCTGAGCCGGCTCACCCGGGACGGCAAGGTGGTGATGGACGAGGTGGCGCCCGGCGAGGGGCCGGACCGCAAGCGCTACGTGATCACCGAGCAGGGCGCCACCGAGGTGGGTGCCTGGCTGGCCGACCCGGTCGCCCCGGAGCCGCACCTGCAGAGCGTGCTGTTCACCAAGGTGGTCCTGGCGCTGATGCTGGACCGGCCGGCCGAGAGCTACCTCGACGCCCAGCGCCAGGCGCACGTCGCCCGGATGCGCGAGCTGACCGCGCTGAAGCGCTCCGGCGGGCTGGTCGAGGCGCTGCTCGCCGACCACGGGCTGTTCCACCTGGAGGCCGACCTGCGGTGGATCGACACCACCTCGGCCCGGCTGGACGCCCTGCGTGCGCAGATCCGGCAGGTGAAGCCGTGA
- a CDS encoding ABC transporter permease: MISLGLRLAVAGGREALTRLVVLAAAVALGVGMLLATVAGIHAVKSQNLRYAWLNSGVTSAATGPEARDPALWVIREDYFDGHPMARVDVAVSGPDGPVPPGLAALPGPGEYVVSPALDRLLHDRPADQLRDRYPGRQAGILGDAALPSPDSLIVIVGGTRAEVGRIDGATEITRMVTVSPDECRDCVVGLGSNGIALTLSVVAAALLFPLLIFIGTATRLSAARREQRFAAMRLVGATPRQITQIAVVESALAAAIGTVAGFGVFLLARAGLAGIPFTGEAFFPGDLSLTRTDVLVAGFGVPLAAAVAARVALRRVRISPLGVSRRVTPKPPRAWRVLPLLAGIAELAYLVGNRPRSTEGQLVGYLSGILIVMTGLMIAGPWLTMASSRLLARRARRPATLIAGRRLADDPRAGFRAVSGLMLALFVTSTATGVITAIVAERGSHTPGSVGHDIVSVATSPDDTGVPAGRAPAVGYQIRTNPDRRPEAHIQIVNDKVVGGLPDLPGLISCADLAAIGTAGTCPAGAEVAQVFPDLTVPQFLPATAGGPSWPASTRTAAQLAELNVIDVVVPTDGTPAAIERARTTLERAFPYGRAAATEADYAGDFTRQLNQFQRLADVVIVASLVIAGCSLAVSVTGGLTERQRPFAMLRLTGVRLAELRRVVALETTVPLLAVSVVAIGVGFLAAHLFLRSQMDYRLHSPGPAYYVIVGVGLLASIAVVTSTMPLLARMTGPAAARNE, translated from the coding sequence ATGATCTCTCTCGGACTCCGCCTGGCCGTGGCCGGTGGCCGCGAGGCGCTCACCCGGCTGGTCGTGCTGGCCGCCGCGGTCGCACTCGGCGTCGGCATGCTGCTCGCCACGGTCGCCGGCATCCACGCGGTCAAGTCGCAGAACCTGCGCTACGCCTGGCTGAACAGCGGTGTCACCAGCGCGGCCACCGGTCCGGAGGCGCGTGACCCGGCGCTGTGGGTGATCCGCGAGGACTACTTCGACGGGCATCCGATGGCCCGCGTCGACGTGGCGGTCTCCGGCCCGGACGGCCCGGTGCCGCCCGGCCTGGCCGCCCTGCCCGGCCCCGGGGAGTACGTCGTCTCCCCCGCCCTGGACCGGCTGCTCCACGACCGCCCCGCCGACCAGTTGCGCGACCGCTATCCCGGGCGGCAGGCCGGCATCCTCGGCGACGCCGCGCTGCCCTCCCCCGACTCGCTGATCGTGATCGTCGGCGGCACCCGGGCGGAGGTGGGCCGGATCGACGGGGCCACCGAGATCACCCGGATGGTCACCGTCTCCCCGGACGAGTGCCGCGATTGCGTGGTCGGCCTCGGCTCGAACGGCATCGCGCTGACCCTGTCGGTGGTCGCCGCCGCCCTGCTCTTCCCACTGCTGATCTTCATCGGGACGGCCACCCGGCTCTCCGCCGCCCGCCGCGAGCAGCGCTTCGCCGCGATGCGGCTGGTCGGTGCCACGCCCCGGCAGATCACCCAGATCGCCGTCGTCGAGTCGGCGCTGGCCGCGGCGATCGGCACGGTCGCCGGGTTCGGGGTGTTCCTGCTGGCCCGGGCCGGGCTGGCCGGGATCCCGTTCACCGGCGAGGCGTTCTTCCCCGGCGACCTGTCGCTGACCCGCACCGACGTGCTGGTGGCGGGCTTCGGCGTCCCGCTGGCCGCCGCGGTCGCGGCCCGCGTCGCGCTGCGCCGGGTCCGGATCTCCCCGCTCGGCGTCAGCCGCCGGGTCACCCCGAAGCCGCCGCGGGCCTGGCGGGTGCTCCCGCTGCTGGCCGGGATCGCCGAGCTGGCCTATCTGGTCGGCAACCGGCCGCGAAGCACCGAGGGACAGCTGGTCGGCTACCTGTCCGGGATCCTGATCGTGATGACCGGGCTGATGATCGCCGGCCCGTGGCTCACCATGGCCAGCTCCCGGCTGCTCGCCCGCCGCGCCCGGCGCCCGGCCACGCTGATCGCCGGGCGGCGGCTGGCCGACGACCCGCGCGCCGGGTTCCGCGCGGTCAGCGGCCTGATGCTGGCCCTCTTCGTGACCAGCACCGCGACCGGCGTGATCACCGCGATCGTCGCCGAGCGCGGCAGCCACACCCCGGGCTCGGTCGGGCACGACATCGTCTCGGTGGCCACCTCGCCGGACGACACCGGCGTGCCGGCCGGCCGGGCGCCCGCGGTCGGCTACCAGATCCGGACCAATCCGGACCGGCGCCCGGAGGCGCACATCCAGATCGTGAACGACAAGGTGGTGGGCGGCCTCCCCGACCTGCCCGGGCTGATCTCGTGCGCCGACCTCGCCGCGATCGGCACGGCCGGCACCTGCCCGGCCGGCGCGGAGGTCGCCCAGGTCTTCCCCGACCTGACCGTGCCGCAGTTCCTCCCGGCCACCGCGGGCGGCCCCTCCTGGCCGGCCTCGACGCGGACCGCGGCCCAGCTCGCCGAGCTGAACGTGATCGACGTCGTGGTGCCGACCGACGGCACACCGGCCGCGATCGAACGCGCCCGGACCACGCTGGAGAGAGCCTTCCCGTACGGGAGGGCGGCGGCCACCGAGGCCGACTACGCGGGCGACTTCACCCGGCAGCTGAACCAGTTCCAGCGGCTCGCCGACGTGGTGATCGTGGCCAGCCTGGTGATCGCCGGGTGCAGCCTCGCGGTCAGCGTGACCGGCGGCCTCACCGAGCGGCAGCGCCCGTTCGCCATGCTCCGCCTGACCGGTGTCCGCCTGGCCGAGCTGCGCCGGGTGGTGGCGCTGGAGACCACGGTCCCGCTGCTGGCCGTCTCGGTCGTCGCGATCGGCGTCGGCTTCCTCGCCGCCCACCTGTTCCTGCGCTCCCAGATGGACTACCGCCTGCACTCCCCCGGCCCGGCCTACTACGTGATCGTCGGCGTCGGCCTGCTCGCCTCGATCGCGGTCGTCACCTCGACGATGCCGCTGCTCGCCCGGATGACCGGCCCGGCCGCCGCCCGCAACGAGTGA
- a CDS encoding response regulator produces the protein MPRLTGVELCRTIRADPATATLPVSFVSGSLVLGNSRPVDAQATAILCKPFKPAELIACLDKALAAGHEPGQPPTQCP, from the coding sequence GTGCCGCGCCTAACCGGCGTCGAACTCTGCCGGACGATCCGCGCGGACCCGGCGACCGCCACCCTCCCGGTCAGCTTCGTCAGCGGCAGCCTCGTCCTCGGCAACTCCCGGCCGGTCGACGCGCAGGCCACGGCCATCCTGTGCAAACCGTTCAAACCGGCGGAGCTCATCGCCTGTCTCGACAAGGCTCTCGCCGCGGGCCACGAACCGGGCCAACCGCCCACCCAGTGCCCCTGA
- a CDS encoding ABC transporter ATP-binding protein yields MTAALAARGVELSFGATPALRGADLSVAEGEIVAVMGPSGSGKSTLLHCLAGILTPDAGEIHFDGRRIDDLSETARSELRRDRFGFVFQFGQLVPELSAVENVALPLLLSGVRRAAATRQAAEWFARLGLDGLEDRRSGELSGGQAQRVALARGLVARPRVLFADEPTGALDSLTGEQVMELLVGSAREQGTTVVLVTHEGRVAAYADRLVMVRDGRVTTPSEVTLR; encoded by the coding sequence GTGACCGCCGCGCTCGCCGCCCGCGGCGTGGAGTTGTCCTTCGGCGCCACGCCGGCGCTGCGCGGCGCCGACCTGAGCGTCGCCGAGGGCGAGATCGTCGCGGTGATGGGCCCGAGCGGCTCCGGCAAGTCCACCCTGCTGCACTGCCTGGCCGGCATCCTCACCCCGGACGCCGGCGAGATCCACTTCGACGGCCGGCGGATCGACGACCTGAGCGAGACGGCCCGCAGCGAGCTGCGCCGCGACCGGTTCGGGTTCGTGTTCCAGTTCGGTCAGCTGGTGCCGGAGCTGTCCGCGGTGGAGAATGTCGCGCTGCCGCTGCTGCTGAGCGGGGTCCGCCGCGCCGCCGCCACCCGGCAGGCCGCCGAGTGGTTCGCCCGGCTCGGCCTGGACGGGCTGGAGGACCGCCGCTCCGGCGAGCTCTCCGGCGGCCAGGCGCAGCGGGTGGCCCTGGCCCGCGGGCTGGTCGCCCGGCCGCGGGTGCTCTTCGCCGACGAGCCGACCGGGGCGCTCGACTCGCTCACCGGTGAGCAGGTGATGGAGCTGCTGGTCGGGTCGGCGCGGGAGCAGGGCACCACCGTGGTGCTGGTGACCCACGAGGGGCGGGTCGCGGCGTACGCGGACCGGCTGGTCATGGTCCGCGACGGCCGGGTCACCACCCCGTCCGAGGTGACCCTCCGATGA
- a CDS encoding IMP cyclohydrolase — MSDIGEALTVNRYPGRVLVLARTGDGELTGVYALTGRSPSSKARRIVPGDAELRVEATGEHAHDRLRHYTAAHSDDRWTVFGNGEQVTTVFERLSAGAHPAVALDELDYEPDPPIWTPRITVVVDRRDGTAWLGAARRGGGRRESTDVTVTTLRDLAVGDVALLTTYTSDGTEVTTAPRVLDLTTTAATGDELLDLVWSALDPEFRVAAAQLSPRAGIAAVLRHAP; from the coding sequence ATGAGCGACATCGGCGAGGCACTGACCGTCAACCGCTACCCCGGCCGGGTGCTGGTGCTGGCGCGCACCGGCGACGGTGAGCTGACCGGCGTCTACGCGCTCACCGGGCGCAGCCCGTCGTCGAAGGCGCGCCGGATCGTGCCCGGCGACGCCGAACTCCGGGTCGAGGCGACCGGCGAGCACGCGCACGACCGCCTGCGGCACTACACGGCGGCGCACAGCGACGACCGGTGGACCGTCTTCGGCAACGGCGAGCAGGTGACCACGGTCTTCGAGCGGCTGTCCGCGGGCGCGCACCCGGCCGTGGCGCTCGACGAGCTGGACTACGAGCCGGACCCGCCGATCTGGACGCCGCGGATCACCGTCGTGGTCGACCGTCGTGACGGGACGGCCTGGCTGGGCGCGGCCCGGCGCGGCGGCGGCCGCCGGGAGAGCACCGACGTCACCGTCACCACGCTGCGCGACCTGGCGGTCGGCGACGTCGCGCTGCTCACCACCTACACGTCGGACGGCACCGAGGTGACCACCGCGCCGCGCGTCCTCGATCTGACGACCACCGCCGCCACCGGCGACGAACTCCTCGACCTGGTGTGGTCCGCCCTCGACCCGGAGTTCCGGGTCGCCGCGGCGCAACTGTCGCCCCGCGCCGGCATCGCCGCGGTGCTGCGGCACGCCCCCTAG
- a CDS encoding cadmium resistance transporter, producing MSLGIVGQAVGLFAVTNIDDILVLALFFAQGAGQRHTFRTIMIGQYLGFAGILVVAAAAAFGATFLPEAAIPYLGLLPLALGIKAGIQAWRHRRDDEERAEARAEGPKSLEVAAVTFANGGDNIGVYVPVLATAGAGGMTVYVTVFLLLVAVWVVAGRFFATRPVIAKALSRWGHVLLPVVLIGIGLLILVEGGAFGL from the coding sequence GTGAGCCTCGGGATCGTCGGCCAGGCGGTGGGCCTGTTCGCCGTCACCAACATCGACGACATCCTGGTGCTGGCGCTGTTCTTCGCCCAGGGCGCCGGGCAGCGGCACACCTTCCGCACGATCATGATCGGTCAGTATCTCGGTTTCGCCGGGATCCTGGTGGTCGCCGCGGCGGCCGCGTTCGGGGCGACGTTCCTGCCCGAGGCGGCCATCCCGTACCTCGGGTTGCTGCCGCTCGCGCTCGGGATCAAGGCGGGGATCCAGGCCTGGCGGCACCGGCGCGACGACGAGGAGCGGGCGGAGGCGCGCGCGGAGGGGCCGAAGAGCCTGGAGGTCGCCGCGGTGACCTTCGCCAATGGCGGCGACAACATCGGCGTCTACGTGCCGGTCCTCGCGACCGCGGGGGCCGGCGGGATGACCGTCTACGTGACCGTCTTCCTGCTCCTGGTCGCCGTCTGGGTGGTGGCCGGCCGGTTCTTCGCCACCCGGCCGGTGATCGCGAAGGCGCTCAGCCGCTGGGGGCATGTGCTGCTGCCGGTGGTGTTGATCGGGATCGGTCTGCTCATCCTGGTCGAGGGCGGCGCCTTCGGCCTCTAG
- a CDS encoding sulfotransferase domain-containing protein: MNDSTRWQGFALRPGDIVISAPSKCGTTWMQMICALLIFRTPALPGPLTSLSPWLDMCLRPVDEVSGTLAAQRHRRFIKTHTPLDGLPWRSDVTYLVVGRDPRDVAVSMNHHRRNLDAEVIHRLLPGSGRAASRPPGDRERVLQWFQDSLPGLVHHLGQAWERRDDPAVLLAHHADLTRDLDGEMRRIADRLGIAVPEREWPALVAAAGFDAMRSRAGELAPDEQLGLFTSNEAFFRSGRSGQWRDLLTDDDQAAYDMAVRALAAPGCVDWLHHGSTIRS, from the coding sequence TTGAACGACAGCACGCGGTGGCAGGGCTTCGCGCTGCGGCCCGGGGACATCGTGATCAGTGCGCCGTCGAAGTGCGGCACCACCTGGATGCAGATGATCTGCGCCCTGCTGATCTTCCGGACCCCGGCCCTGCCCGGCCCGCTGACCAGCCTGTCGCCCTGGCTGGACATGTGCCTGCGGCCGGTCGACGAGGTGTCCGGCACGCTCGCGGCGCAGCGCCACCGGCGGTTCATCAAGACGCACACGCCGCTGGACGGGCTGCCGTGGCGCTCCGATGTGACCTACCTGGTGGTCGGCCGGGACCCGCGCGACGTCGCCGTGTCGATGAACCACCACCGGCGCAACCTGGACGCCGAGGTCATCCACCGGCTGCTGCCCGGCAGCGGCCGGGCGGCGTCCCGGCCGCCCGGCGACCGGGAGCGGGTGCTGCAGTGGTTCCAGGACTCGCTGCCCGGTCTGGTGCACCACCTCGGGCAGGCCTGGGAGCGCCGCGACGACCCCGCGGTGCTGCTGGCCCACCACGCCGACCTGACCCGCGACCTGGACGGCGAGATGCGCCGGATCGCCGACCGGCTGGGCATCGCCGTCCCGGAGCGGGAGTGGCCGGCGCTGGTCGCCGCGGCCGGCTTCGACGCGATGCGGTCCCGGGCCGGCGAGCTGGCGCCGGACGAGCAGCTCGGCCTGTTCACCAGCAACGAGGCGTTCTTCCGCTCCGGCCGGTCCGGCCAGTGGCGCGACCTGCTCACCGACGACGACCAGGCCGCCTACGACATGGCGGTGCGTGCGCTGGCCGCCCCCGGCTGCGTCGACTGGCTGCACCACGGATCCACGATCAGGAGCTGA